The Salmo trutta unplaced genomic scaffold, fSalTru1.1, whole genome shotgun sequence genome segment aggaggtggcggggagagagagggaggtggcggggagagagagagaggaggtggcggggagagagagagaggaggtggcggggagagagaggtggtggcagggagagaggagagggctgggagaggaggggctggagNNNNNNNNNNNNNNNNNNNNNNNNNNNNNNNNNNNNNNNNNNNNNNNNNNNNNNNNNNNNNNNNNNNNNNNNNNNNNNNNNNNNNNNNNNNNNNNNNNNNgagagagagagagagaggagagagagagagagagagagagagagagagagagagagagagagagaaatgagaagcagaaagagagagagagggagaaggagagagggcgagagagagcagacagcCAACATCACATTGCTTTTGCTACTGCCTGGGCCTTCTGCCTTCTCATAAAAAACACCCTTCACACAGAGAGATAAGAAGGTCGGCTGAgtaggaggaaagagggagggagggagggaaagaaacagAGATCGAGCAGAGAAAAACGGAGAGAGTCAGATGGGGAGAgtcagacggagagagagagagagagaaaagagagaagaggtAGTCTACACAGCAGTGAAGTGAACAGGGCTCATCTGAAGGACAGATCCGACAGACTCTCCTCTCATCTGGTCAGACTCAGAGGAGCGGGGAGCTGAGGAGCGGGGGAGACGGCGTATATGAGCCAAACCCCCGGGCAGAGACAGCGGGGGAGACTGAGGAGCAGGGAGGTGGCTTATATGAGCCAAAACCCCCGGGCAGAGACAGAAAAATAAGAGAGGACCTTTCAATTTCTGAACAGGGAGTGTGAGATGCTGGGCTTCCTCCCGCtcttcttttcctctcctcctccatctctagagctctgtttttcagctccatctcctccatctctagAGCTGTTTTTcagctcctcctccatctctagagctctgtttttcagctcctcctccatctctagagctctgtttttcagctccacctcctccatctctagagctctgtttccagctcctcctccatctctagaGCTGTTTTTcagctcctcctccatctctagagctctgtttttcagctcctcctccatctctagagctctgtttttcactccatctcctccatctctagAGCTCTGTTTTTCAGCTCACCCTCCTCCATCTCTAGAGCTCTGTTTCCagtctctcctcccatctctagAGCTGTTTTTTcagctcctcctccatctctagaGCTCTGTTTTCAGCTCCATCTCTAGAGCTCTGTTTTTCAGCTCCTCCTCAGCTCCTCCTCGCTCCAGCTCCTCTCTAGAGCTCTGTTTTTCAGCTCCTCCATCTCTAGAGCTCTGTTTTTcagctcttcctcctcttccatctctaGAGCTCTGTTTTTCAGCTCCATCTCTAGAGCTCTGTTTTTcagctcctcctccatctctagagctctgtttttcagctcctcctcctcctccatctctagagctctgtttttcagctcctcctccatctctagaGACTCGTTTTTCAGCTCCACCTCCTCCATCTCTAGAGCTCTGTTTTTCAGCTCCTCCATCTCTAGAGCTCTGTTTTTcagctcctcctccatctctagaGCTCTGTTTTTCAGCTCCACCTCCTCCATCTCTAGAGCTCTGTTTTTCAGCTCCACCTCCTCCATCTCTAGAGCTCTGTTCCAGCTCCTCCATCTCTAGAGCTCTGTTTTCAGCTCCACCTCCTCCATCTCTAGAGCTTGTTTTTCAGCTCCACCTCCTCCATCTCTAGAGCTCTGTTTTTCAGCTCCACCTCCATCTCTAGAGCTCTGTTTTTcagctcctcctccatctctagagctctgtttttcagctccaccacctccatctctagagctctgtttccagctcctcctccatctctagaGCCGTTTTTcagctcctcctccatctctagaGCTCTGTTTTTCAGCTCCTCCATCTCTAGAGCTCTGTTTTTcagctcctcctccctcatctctagagctctgtttttcagctcctcctccatctctagcTCTGTTTttcagctcctcctcctcttccatctctaGAGCTCTGTTTCCAGCTCAACCTCCATCTCTAGAGCTCTGTTTTTcagctctcctcctccatctctagagctctgtttttcagctcctcctcctcttccatctctagagctctgtttttcagctccacctcctcttccatctctaGAGCTCTGTTTTTCAGCTCCTCCATCTCTAGAGCTCTGTTTTTCAGCTCCTCCTCCATCTCGAGAGCTCTGTTTTTCAGCTGCCACAGATCCCACTCAGGGGTGAACGGTGCGCTGGGTGGCTAATCTATGTATTACACTCTGCTCCCCTGCCAAAGACATTTCTCACCTCGCAGTTTTGGAACTGTCATCACACAGGGAAGCCCAGCTCACCCCGTCCATTTCCAGCTCATTTTCTGGACCACAAAAGACCACTGAAAGCCCGGCAATAGGCACCATAGTGTGTGAGGACTACAGCAGTAACCTAAACCCCTATGATTTAGGGTTAACTTACCTGCTAAAATAGGGCTTAAAGGCCCAGCGGCAGTCAAAATTGTGATTTTCCTgtatttgatatatatatatataatatatatactatatatatatatatatctatatccacaCTATGGAGGATGGAATAATGCTGAGAAAATTATAATAATGCCCTTTTATTGTAAGAGCTGTTTGTACAGGAACCCCCCTGACATGTcagcctgttgtggtgggatggagggttttggcctgcctggttgACATCACTAActagttaatagaccaatgagaaagatagttccaaacctctctgccaataacagctagtttcccCTTCCCACTCAGACCACACCCAGGACAGTCATAGTAAAATCACTGCTTGAGAATTGCTCTTTCATAAGGTActaattgagagagacagagagacacacagagagacagagacagagagagagagagaggagaggagagagagagagacagacaggacagacagacagacagacagacagacagacagacagacagacagaagacagacagacagacagacagacagacaggacagacgaCAGCAGTTCCTTACTTGTTCCCGTAGTCGATCTTAGAGGTGACTCTCTGTTTAAGCTCAGTCAGCTCGTCTTGCGGGAGCGTCCCTGACAGGATCTGAGATCGCCACTCGATCAGGTCGTAGATCATGTCCCTGACGGAGTTAAACATTTCACGCCTGTCCCCCTGtaacaccagcacacacacacaaccacacacacctcATGAACAATCTGTCCCAACACTCAATGACAGAGACGATAAGGAAGTCCCTTTCGTTTAGTGTTTACCATCCAACATTCTACATCTGAGTgatgtggttgcaggttcatggGGACAATGAGACAAACCCACACACTGCTCATGGGGACAATGAGACAAACCCACACACTGCTCATGGGGACAATGAGACAAACCCACACACCGCTCATGGGGACAAGAGACAAACCCACACACTGCTCATGGGAACAATGAGACAAACCCACACACTGCTCATGGGGACAATGAGACAAACCCACACACCGCTCATGGGGACAATGAGACAAACCCACACACCGCTCATGGGGACAATGAGACAAACCCACACACCGCTCATGGGGACAAGAGACAAACCCACACACTGCTCATGGGGACAATGAGACAAACCCACACACTGCTCATGGGGACAATGAGACAAACCCACACACTGCTCATGGGGACAATGAGACAAACCCACACACTGCTCATGGGGACAAGAGACAAACCCACACACTGCTCATGGGGACAAGAGACAAACCCACACACTGCTCATGGGGACAATGAGACAAACCCCACACACTGCTCATGGGGACAATGAGACAAACCCACACACTGCTCATGGGGACAATGAGACAAACCCACACACATGCTCATGGGGACAATGAGACAAAACCCACACACTGCTCATGGGGACAATGAGACAAACCCACACACTGCTCATGGGGACAATGAGACAAACCCACACACTGCTCATGGGGGACAAGAGACAAAACCCACACCACTGCTCATGGGACAATGAGACAAACCCACACACTGCTCATAGGAACAATCGACACAAACCACACACTGCTCATGGGGACAAGGAGACAAAACCAACACACTGCTCATGGGGACAATGACGGTAACTTCAGAAAGAGAGATTAGGCGTGTAGATGAGGCGTGTAGATACGGCGTGTAGATACGGAGTGTAGATGAGGCGTGTAGATGAGGCGGTAGATGAGGCGTGTAGATGAGGCGTGTAGATTGAGGCGTGTAGATGAGGCGGGTATATGAGGGGGTAGATTAGGCGGGTAAGATTAGGCGTGTAGATGAGGCGTGTAGATGAGGCGTGTAGATGAGGCGTGTAGATGAGGCGTGTAGATGAGGCGTGTAGATACGGCGTGTAGATACGGCGTGTAGATTAGGCGTGTAGATGAGGCGTGTAGATACGGCGTGTAGATGAGGCGTGTAGATACGGCGTGTAGATGAGGCGTGTAGATACGGCGTGTAGATGAGGCGTGTAGATTAGGCGTGTAGATACGGCGTGTAGATACGGCGTGTAGATACGTGACTCACTCCACTCACCACGTAGAGGTCTCTCCATATGGAAGCCCACTCCCGCAGAGTGGTGGTGACCTCCTGGACCAGAGGCAGCTCGTTGGGAATCACCGTCTCTTTGTGCCTGAAAACACAGACAGATAGTCAGTGGGTGGGTACAATGACAAAGGCTGTCGCCCGAAACGCCTGCGTTTTCTCTGACCCTCTGCTGCTTGTTTAAAATACATTGAAAACATTAAAGCATCACAGAGTGGGATGGTTTTTAATGTGATCCAGTAGAGGCCTTCTGAACGCGGCAACTACCAATAATGTTTTTTACTCTTAACTGTCGAGTCAATTCCTCATTCTAATTACACATgataacagccagggatgggttCCACATGATAACCGCCGGGTAGGGTACACATGATAAACAGCCAGGGATGGGTTACACATgataacagccagggatgggttACACATgataacagccagggatgggttACACATgataacagccagggatgggttACACATgataacagccagggatgggttACACATGATAACAACAGCCAGGGATGGGTTACACATgataacagccagggatgggttACACATGATAACAACAGCCAGGGATGGGTTACACATGACAACAGCAGCCAGGGATGGGTTACACATgataacagccagggatgggttACACATGATAACAGCAGCCAGGGATGGGTTACAcatgagatcagatctgggaccaggccttgcgagatcagatctgggaccaggccttgcgagatcagatctgggaccaggctagttgagatcagatcagggaccaggctagtgagatcagatctgggaccaggctagtgagatcagatctgggaccaggctagagagatcagatctgggaccaggcctagtgagatcagatctgggaccaggcctagtgagatcagatcaggaccaggctaggtgagatcagatctgggaccaggctaggtgggatcagatctgggaccaggctaggtggatcagatctgggaccaggctagtgagatcagatctgggaccaggcaaggtgagatcagatctgggaccaggctaggggagatcagatctgggaccaggctaggtgagatcagatctgggaccaggctaggtgagatcagatctgggaccaggctaggtgagatcagatctgggaccaggctagtttaCAACAACTACACAAGTAGAAGGTGGAAGCAATCATCTCAAATTGCCCACAATCCCCAAAAAATTCAGTAGGATACCATTGGAAGCAGCACTAGAGCCATGGCTGAGTGGGTAACACTCCCGGTACATGTAACATATATCAGTCCCCACTGGAGACCAGGTTTCAATCCCTGGAACCACCTTTTCTATACGAGTCGCGAGGGAGAACAGGGTTCAATATCCTGGAACCACCTTTTCTCATACGAGTCCGACtggagaccagggttcaatccCTGGAACCACCCTTTTCTATACGAGTCGTGACTGGAGACCAGGGTTTCAATCCCTGGAACCACCTTTTCTATACGAGTCCCGACtggagaccagggttcaatccCTGGAACACCTTTTCTATACGAGTCCGACTGGAGACCAGGGATTCAATCCCTGGAACCACCTTTTCTATACGAGGTCCGTGACTAGGACCAGGGTTCAATCCCTGGAACCCACCTTTTCTATACGAGTCCCACtggagaccagggttcaatccCTGGGAACCCCCCTTTTCTAACGAGTCCCGACTGGAGACCAGGATTCAATACCTGGAACCACCTTTTCTATACGAGTCCCGACtggagaccagggttcaatccCTGGAACCACCTTTTCTATACGAGTCCCGACtggagaccagggttcaatccCTGGAACCACCTTTCACTCCATTTGTGCCACCAGCCTGCCTCCCCATCTGATTTCCATGTTGTCTCAATAAAGTGTTAATATAATGTGTAAATGTGTAAAATATCCTGAAACATAATGAACAGAATCAGCACTGACCCGTTGCCTTCAACGGTGGCCTCCTTCAGGTGTATGTAACAGGCAGGAAAGATCCCCTGGAACAGAAGGCGGGAAAAAACAGGACACACAGTAAATACATTGATAGGCTCTAGAAAGCCTGAACTTGTTTTGATTTCAGATCGGTCATTTCATGAGGTTAAATGACATCCTGAGTCCAGTGCATAGCAGAAGTGTGGAAATAAAGGACACACAAACACtaatacaaataatatttgatttgttaTCGACATTATTAACATCATAGTATATAACATTATGACTAACAAAAGACTAAGCTGAACATGTTTTGATTTCAGCCGGTCATTTCAGATGTTGGAATGACACTCCAACAACCCTGAATAGACGAAGGGAACAGCGGAGATGAAGCTACACCGCTGAATGTAAAAATATCAACTCACTTTCTTGGACTTCCTCCTCAGCCTGTGTCCTCTGTACCAGCCTGGAGGTGAAGACAACAGGACATATTACACGGCAAAGGAAACAACACCTAGTATGTGGACCgtgtcatcagttagtgtgttcctaccttcgtacgtctctagtatgtggaccgtgtcatcagttagtgtgttcctaccttcatacgtctctagtatgtggaccgtgccatcagttagtgtgttcctaccttcataCCTCTCAGTATCtggactgtgtcatcagttagtgtgttcctaccttcatacgtctctagtatgtggactgtgtcatcagttagtgtgttctacttcatacctctcagtatgtggactgtgtcatcagtGTGTTCCTACCTTCTACGTCTCTtgtatgtggactgtgtcatcagttagtgtgttcctaccttcatacgtctctagtatgtggactgtgtcatcagttagtgtgttcctaccttcataCCTCTCagtatgtggactgtgtcatcagttagtgtgtCCTACCTACCTTCATACGTCTCTCagtatgtggactgtgtcatcagttagGTGTGTTCCTACCTCATACGTCctagtatgtggactgtgtcatcagttagtgtgttcctaccttcatacgtctctagtatgtggactgtgtcatcagttagtgtgttcctaccttcatacgtctctagtatgtggactgtgtcatcagttagtgtgttcctaccttcatacgtctctagtatgtggactgtgtcatcagttagtgtgttcctaccttcctacgtctctagtatgtggactgtgtcatcagttagtgtgttcctaccttcatacgtctctagtatgtggactgtgtcatcagtagtgtgttcctaccttaatacgtctctagtatgtggactgtgtcatcagttagtgtgttcctaccttcataCCTCTCagtatgtggactgtgtcatcagttagtgtgttcctacctcatacgtctctagtatgtggactgtgtcatcagttagtgtgttcctaccttcataCCTCTCagtatgtggactgtgtcatcagttagtgtgttcctactttcatacgtctctagtatgtggactgtgtcatcagttagtgtgttcctaccttcatacgtctctagtatgtggactgtgtcatcagttagtgtgttcctaccttcataCCTCTCagtatgtggactgtgtcatcagttagtgtgttcctaccttcatacgtctctagtatgtggactgtgtcatcagttagtgtgttcctaccttcatacgtctctagtatgtggactgtgtcatcagttagtgGTTCCTCATACGTCTctagtatgtggactgtgtcatcagttagtgtgttcctaccttcatacgtctctagtatgtggactgtgtcatcagttagtgtgttcctaccttcgTACGTCTCTAGTGtgtggactgtgtcatcagttagtgtgttcctaccttcgTACGTCTAGtgtggactgtgtcatcagttagtgtgttcctaccttcatacgtctctagtatgtggactgtgtcatcagttagtgtgttcctattcatacgtctctagtat includes the following:
- the LOC115181560 gene encoding uncharacterized protein LOC115181560, whose amino-acid sequence is MEEELKNRALEMREEELKNRALEMEELKNRALEMEEELKNGSRDGGGAGNRALEMEVVELKNRALEMEEELKNRALEMEVELKNRALEMEEVELKNKL